The following proteins are encoded in a genomic region of Pseudodesulfovibrio mercurii:
- a CDS encoding sensor histidine kinase, with the protein MSLTYARRVIMLGRSAYPVSCLAVGAAAWFHGRTGDGLALAAALAIVCGMWLLLFASSHWLGQAEAERDEMGEQLIQSQRVLALGELSTGIAHEINNPLNIILQEAELMRYDLALAPTAETMEEVRSSLDVIYAQVSRCSDITHKLLDLARNRKPVSQPADINRLVEDMLELVEREAGPREIHLHRRLSQDLPTVISDPPLLRQVILNLLINAIQAVDKDGDIFITTHREGNMAYTEIRDTGPGISEENRKRIFNPFFTTKAPGQGTGLGLSVSLRIINELGGDIQVASAPGKGATFTVRIPIKR; encoded by the coding sequence CCCGTGTCCTGCCTGGCCGTGGGCGCGGCCGCCTGGTTTCACGGGCGCACCGGGGACGGACTGGCCCTGGCCGCGGCCCTGGCCATCGTCTGCGGCATGTGGCTGCTGCTTTTCGCCTCGTCGCACTGGCTGGGCCAGGCAGAGGCCGAACGCGACGAGATGGGCGAACAGCTCATCCAGTCCCAGCGGGTCCTGGCCCTGGGCGAACTGTCCACGGGCATCGCCCACGAGATCAACAACCCCCTGAACATCATCCTTCAGGAGGCCGAGCTCATGCGCTACGACCTGGCCCTGGCCCCCACGGCCGAGACCATGGAGGAGGTCCGGTCCAGCCTGGACGTCATCTACGCCCAGGTCTCGCGCTGCTCGGACATCACCCACAAGCTCCTGGACCTGGCCCGCAACCGCAAGCCCGTGTCCCAACCCGCGGACATCAACCGGCTGGTGGAGGACATGCTCGAGCTGGTGGAGCGCGAGGCCGGCCCCCGGGAAATCCATCTCCACCGGCGGCTCAGCCAGGATCTGCCCACCGTCATCTCGGACCCGCCGCTGCTGCGCCAGGTCATCCTCAACCTGCTGATCAACGCGATCCAGGCCGTGGACAAGGACGGCGACATCTTCATCACCACCCATCGCGAGGGGAACATGGCCTACACCGAAATCCGGGACACCGGGCCGGGCATCTCCGAGGAGAACCGCAAGCGCATCTTCAACCCGTTTTTCACCACCAAGGCCCCCGGCCAGGGCACCGGGCTCGGCCTGTCGGTCAGTCTGCGAATCATCAACGAACTGGGCGGGGACATTCAGGTGGCCTCCGCTCCGGGCAAGGGCGCCACGTTCACCGTGCGCATTCCCATCAAACGATAA
- a CDS encoding response regulator, with product MTNKARILVVDDEDRFRQSLCRLLRAEGYTVDAAENGLDALNKLATNEFDVVLLDMKMPGMSGSETFNEIQLQGFDVETVCLTGHTSISDAMKLLHNGVFDYLLKPASMPEIIETVQRALERKLLRHGEIGVSELIDGSGGR from the coding sequence ATGACCAATAAGGCGAGAATCCTCGTTGTGGACGACGAGGACCGGTTCCGGCAGTCCCTGTGCCGTCTGCTGCGCGCGGAGGGCTATACCGTGGACGCGGCCGAAAACGGGCTCGACGCCCTGAACAAACTGGCCACGAACGAGTTCGACGTGGTCCTGCTGGACATGAAGATGCCCGGCATGTCGGGCTCGGAGACCTTCAACGAAATACAGCTCCAGGGTTTCGACGTGGAGACCGTCTGCCTGACCGGACACACCTCCATCAGCGACGCCATGAAGCTGCTGCACAACGGGGTCTTCGACTACCTGCTCAAGCCCGCGTCCATGCCGGAGATTATCGAGACCGTGCAGCGGGCCCTGGAGCGCAAGCTGCTGCGCCACGGGGAGATCGGCGTGTCGGAACTGATAGACGGGTCCGGAGGGCGCTAG
- a CDS encoding ATP-binding protein, producing MDDFAYENLGICYWNGSLGPFNVGVVGTGSMLRVLLDIIYNEAFREFLPEMCLAAISDTGPGETLPEDCETCPIYPTYREMLDAHPEINLVVEITGDRGVAARLRHELPASVSLIDHRELVFLCGLHDMAVVKGHYMTSLDHQRTLIQSIIDEIREDIFLLDKSGDIQDLNRTVWQRAGVPRKELLGKPCWEAARLRDGSPFCNQLDPVCPFHKTLLSGRKEEAMVTRVNGSGLLQYYRLYAYPIFDMRGQMSHIMVMHRDITERTQREKYQQQQDKFAIIGEISTYLAHEIRNPLYAVGGFANALLRSPKLDEQEREKVQIIVEETLRLDKLLTNMLNFVRPAPGPGAAVDLVAVCRDVAELMDVGYGRQGYNILVRPEANLPAVQGDADALKQCLVNIIKNSIEAMPGGGQIVVDLTMGKSDVVVRIIDTGTGMSETELDRAFNPFYSTKADGNGLGLPLIKKIIEESGGSVTLASRPGKGTTVTLHLQPAMDVDHPPVKADNDT from the coding sequence ATGGACGATTTCGCATACGAGAACCTCGGCATCTGCTACTGGAACGGATCGCTCGGCCCGTTCAACGTGGGCGTGGTGGGCACCGGCTCCATGCTCCGGGTCCTGCTCGACATCATCTACAACGAGGCCTTCCGCGAATTTCTGCCCGAGATGTGCCTGGCGGCCATCAGCGACACCGGCCCCGGCGAAACCCTGCCCGAGGACTGCGAGACCTGTCCCATCTATCCGACCTACCGGGAGATGCTCGACGCCCACCCCGAGATCAACCTGGTGGTGGAGATCACCGGCGACCGGGGCGTGGCGGCCCGGCTGCGGCACGAGCTGCCCGCTTCCGTCTCGCTCATCGACCACCGGGAACTGGTCTTCCTGTGCGGGCTGCACGACATGGCCGTGGTCAAGGGCCACTACATGACCAGCCTGGACCACCAGCGCACCCTGATCCAGTCCATCATCGACGAGATCCGCGAGGACATCTTTCTCCTGGACAAGAGCGGCGACATCCAGGACCTGAACCGCACGGTCTGGCAGCGGGCGGGCGTACCGCGCAAGGAGCTGCTCGGCAAGCCGTGCTGGGAGGCCGCCCGGCTGCGCGACGGCTCCCCCTTCTGCAACCAACTGGACCCGGTCTGCCCCTTCCACAAGACGTTGCTCAGCGGCCGCAAGGAAGAGGCCATGGTCACCCGGGTCAACGGCAGCGGCCTGCTCCAGTATTACCGGCTCTATGCCTACCCGATCTTCGACATGCGCGGGCAAATGTCCCACATCATGGTCATGCACCGCGACATCACCGAGCGGACCCAGCGCGAGAAGTACCAGCAACAGCAGGACAAGTTCGCCATCATCGGCGAGATATCCACCTACCTGGCCCACGAGATCCGTAACCCGCTGTACGCGGTGGGCGGGTTCGCCAACGCCCTGCTGCGCTCGCCCAAGCTGGACGAACAGGAGCGCGAAAAGGTCCAGATCATCGTGGAGGAGACCCTCCGTCTGGACAAGCTTTTGACCAACATGCTCAATTTCGTGCGCCCCGCGCCCGGTCCCGGCGCGGCCGTGGACCTGGTGGCAGTGTGCCGCGACGTGGCCGAGCTCATGGACGTGGGTTACGGACGCCAGGGCTACAACATCTTGGTCCGGCCCGAGGCGAACCTGCCCGCGGTCCAGGGGGACGCCGACGCCCTCAAGCAGTGCCTGGTGAACATCATCAAGAACTCCATCGAGGCCATGCCCGGCGGCGGCCAGATCGTCGTGGACCTGACCATGGGCAAGAGCGACGTGGTCGTGCGCATCATCGACACGGGCACGGGCATGAGCGAGACCGAGCTGGACCGCGCCTTCAACCCCTTCTACTCCACCAAGGCCGACGGCAACGGCCTGGGACTGCCCCTGATCAAGAAGATCATCGAGGAGTCCGGGGGCAGCGTGACCCTGGCCAGCCGCCCCGGCAAGGGCACCACCGTGACCCTGCACCTGCAACCGGCCATGGACGTGGACCACCCGCCCGTGAAGGCCGATAACGATACCTAG
- a CDS encoding 4Fe-4S double cluster binding domain-containing protein, with protein sequence MDSEILKQYAVSAGATVARIADLARLRGIETMPPDLLDGFRYAVSLAVALSDPIIETITDRPTPIYAAHYQRVNALLDEAALRVSRYVEELGGRAMPLPASQVLDVRNNMSFLSHKAVAVAAGIGWQGKSLLTVSPQYGPRIRLVSILVDADLTPDEPLKNRCGSCTRCTDACPAGAIRNVNTESHYASREEALHFERCVHHVREVCAKMENIGTSICGVCIKVCPWGAKKRAPAA encoded by the coding sequence ATGGACAGCGAAATACTCAAGCAGTACGCCGTGAGCGCGGGCGCCACCGTGGCCCGCATCGCGGACCTGGCGAGGCTGCGGGGGATCGAGACCATGCCCCCGGACCTCCTGGACGGATTCCGCTACGCGGTGTCCCTGGCCGTGGCCCTGAGCGATCCGATCATCGAGACCATCACGGACCGGCCCACGCCCATCTACGCCGCGCACTATCAGCGGGTGAACGCGCTCCTGGACGAGGCGGCCCTGCGGGTTTCCCGCTATGTCGAGGAGCTCGGCGGCCGGGCCATGCCCCTGCCCGCCAGCCAGGTGCTGGACGTGCGCAACAACATGTCCTTCCTGTCGCACAAGGCCGTGGCCGTGGCCGCGGGCATCGGCTGGCAGGGCAAGAGCCTGCTCACGGTCAGCCCGCAATACGGCCCGCGCATCCGCCTGGTCTCCATACTGGTGGACGCGGACCTGACCCCGGACGAACCGCTCAAGAACCGCTGCGGGAGCTGCACCCGGTGCACGGACGCCTGCCCGGCCGGGGCCATCCGGAACGTGAACACGGAGTCCCACTACGCGTCACGGGAGGAGGCCCTGCACTTCGAGCGCTGCGTGCACCACGTGCGCGAGGTCTGCGCCAAGATGGAGAACATCGGCACGTCCATCTGCGGCGTGTGCATCAAGGTCTGCCCCTGGGGCGCGAAGAAACGGGCTCCGGCGGCCTGA
- a CDS encoding TIGR03905 family TSCPD domain-containing protein has protein sequence MKANLSELTPLSSFGMAAAQADDREVFKPENVCSKLIRYKVEDGCLTRLQFTGGCDGNLKAIAALLEGMPVEEVIDKLKGITCGRKNTSCVDQLCVALLGDAH, from the coding sequence ATGAAAGCCAATCTCTCCGAACTCACCCCGCTCTCTTCTTTCGGCATGGCCGCCGCCCAGGCTGACGACCGTGAAGTCTTCAAACCCGAAAACGTCTGTTCCAAGCTGATCCGCTACAAGGTCGAGGACGGCTGCCTGACCCGCCTGCAATTCACCGGCGGGTGCGACGGCAACCTCAAGGCCATTGCCGCCCTGCTGGAGGGCATGCCCGTCGAGGAAGTGATCGACAAGCTCAAGGGCATCACCTGCGGCAGGAAGAACACCTCCTGCGTGGACCAGCTCTGCGTCGCCCTGCTGGGCGATGCCCACTGA
- a CDS encoding ABC transporter substrate-binding protein: MRRREFLKYSAMGAMGTMLGTVPGLSWAADKAVHWLTWENLAYDKYVADFTKSTGISIEKGFIGSDDEQFAKIRAGGGADWDLITPGLDKVELYVAADLLQPLDLSKIPNAAKRYAPFMNTPLGKKDGQVYGLPFYWGINPIVYRADLMDKEPDWSTLFEGEKYKGRLAMRDYALEAIAIAAMYVGIPRERIFKMDDKELAECKKACIAQKKLLRTYWNSIADLTNLFATGEVVCAFSWVPPYYDLRAKGINMGMAKPKEGVIGWCDTCAIPKDASPEGAAAAHELINYVIGPDYGYKLALDGPYAISTSTARDRLTPEEQERIFIKDIGVMDSFVWKENPADYGKWVRIWNEVKAS; encoded by the coding sequence ATGCGCAGAAGGGAGTTCCTGAAATATTCGGCCATGGGCGCCATGGGCACCATGCTCGGCACGGTTCCGGGCCTGTCATGGGCCGCCGACAAAGCCGTGCACTGGCTGACCTGGGAAAACCTGGCCTACGACAAGTACGTGGCCGACTTCACCAAATCCACCGGCATTTCCATTGAAAAGGGGTTCATCGGCTCCGATGACGAGCAGTTTGCCAAGATTCGCGCGGGCGGCGGGGCCGACTGGGACCTGATCACCCCCGGACTGGACAAGGTCGAGCTCTACGTGGCCGCCGACCTGCTCCAGCCCCTGGACCTCTCCAAGATCCCCAACGCCGCCAAGCGGTACGCCCCGTTCATGAACACCCCGCTGGGCAAGAAGGACGGCCAGGTCTACGGCCTGCCCTTCTACTGGGGCATCAACCCCATCGTCTACCGCGCCGACCTCATGGACAAGGAGCCCGACTGGTCCACCCTGTTCGAGGGTGAGAAGTACAAGGGCCGCCTGGCCATGCGCGACTACGCCCTGGAGGCCATCGCCATCGCCGCCATGTACGTGGGCATCCCCCGCGAGCGCATCTTCAAGATGGACGACAAGGAGCTGGCCGAGTGCAAGAAGGCCTGCATCGCCCAGAAGAAGCTGCTGCGCACCTACTGGAACTCCATCGCCGACCTGACCAACCTGTTCGCCACCGGCGAGGTGGTCTGCGCCTTCTCCTGGGTCCCGCCCTACTACGACCTGCGCGCCAAGGGCATCAACATGGGCATGGCCAAGCCCAAGGAAGGGGTCATCGGCTGGTGCGACACCTGCGCCATCCCCAAGGACGCCTCCCCCGAGGGAGCCGCCGCGGCCCACGAACTGATCAACTACGTCATCGGACCCGACTACGGCTACAAGCTCGCCCTGGACGGCCCCTACGCCATCTCCACCTCCACGGCCCGCGACAGGCTGACCCCCGAGGAGCAGGAGCGCATCTTCATCAAGGACATCGGCGTCATGGACAGCTTCGTCTGGAAGGAGAACCCGGCCGACTACGGCAAGTGGGTGCGCATCTGGAACGAAGTCAAGGCCAGCTAG
- a CDS encoding ABC transporter ATP-binding protein produces MNRHCTTTPASSVLLEARGLTKNYGSFRAVHGVDFDIPDNCFVTILGPSGCGKTTILRMIGGFESVTDGSLVLQGQPLMGVMPYERPINTVFQNYALFPHLKVADNVAFGLNLRKLPRDEVRRRVDKALETVKMESLAGRYPSQLSGGQQQRVALARAFVNEPKLLLLDEPLGALDLKMRRHMQVELKDLQQRLAMSFLYVTHDQEEAFALSDVIIVMNGGRIEQAACPEEIYHAPVNAYVADFIGGANLVRGNVASVDAAAGTAVIETVLGKVEAACSPKVAVNEPACLCIRAEDTQPVGAPETRSMAFRATVTHVVFQGSVKMVEVEVAGQRIVARLSHDVPAEPGDSLDLAVPSHRLRVVHGTPPEGGGAL; encoded by the coding sequence ATGAACCGCCATTGCACAACGACCCCGGCCTCCAGCGTCCTGCTGGAGGCCCGGGGCCTGACCAAGAACTACGGGTCGTTCCGCGCCGTGCACGGCGTGGACTTCGACATCCCGGACAATTGTTTCGTGACCATCCTGGGCCCGTCCGGCTGCGGCAAGACCACCATCCTGCGCATGATCGGCGGGTTCGAGTCCGTGACCGACGGCTCCCTGGTGCTCCAGGGCCAGCCCCTCATGGGCGTCATGCCCTACGAGCGCCCGATCAACACGGTTTTCCAAAACTACGCCCTGTTCCCGCACCTCAAGGTGGCCGACAACGTGGCCTTCGGCCTGAACCTGCGCAAGCTCCCCAGGGACGAGGTCAGGCGCCGCGTGGACAAGGCCCTGGAGACCGTCAAGATGGAGTCCCTGGCTGGGCGCTATCCGTCCCAGCTCTCGGGCGGCCAGCAGCAGCGCGTGGCCCTGGCCCGCGCCTTCGTCAACGAGCCCAAGCTGCTCCTGCTCGACGAGCCCCTGGGCGCCCTGGACCTCAAAATGCGCCGCCACATGCAGGTGGAGCTCAAGGACCTCCAGCAGCGCCTGGCCATGAGCTTCCTCTACGTCACCCACGACCAGGAGGAGGCCTTCGCCCTCAGTGACGTGATCATCGTCATGAACGGCGGGCGCATCGAGCAGGCGGCCTGCCCCGAGGAGATCTACCACGCCCCGGTCAACGCCTACGTGGCGGACTTCATCGGCGGCGCGAACCTGGTCCGGGGGAACGTGGCCTCGGTGGACGCGGCAGCGGGCACGGCGGTCATCGAGACCGTGCTCGGCAAGGTCGAAGCCGCGTGCAGCCCCAAGGTCGCCGTGAACGAGCCCGCCTGTCTGTGCATCCGGGCCGAGGACACCCAGCCCGTGGGCGCGCCCGAGACCCGGTCCATGGCCTTCAGGGCCACGGTCACCCACGTGGTCTTCCAGGGCAGCGTCAAGATGGTCGAGGTGGAGGTGGCGGGCCAGCGCATCGTGGCCCGGCTGTCCCACGACGTCCCGGCCGAGCCCGGCGACTCCCTGGACCTGGCCGTGCCCAGCCACCGGCTGCGCGTGGTCCACGGCACGCCCCCCGAAGGAGGCGGCGCGCTATGA
- a CDS encoding ABC transporter permease yields MSLKRIDRVRQLTLLALTGPNVLFLAFFCVAPLAVLFSYSFFQVDFVAIVRDPTLANYGRVLESSTYRGLVVKALVYGIGIAALCSVIAYPLAFFIAKKVKVYKAALLTLLLIPLYTGDLIRIFAWRVVLGAEGVLNSLLMWLGIIKEPIWVLLFSPFSTVVVLTYNYLPFMVLPLWAALEAMDNSYLEAAMDLGCRHMATFFKVVLPLTGAGLIAGFMMVFVLVVGDYLTPQLIGGSSGVTVTSAIHDMFGAAFDWPTGSALAWVLLTAMAAFITATVYLFYKSPWGRGIRGAK; encoded by the coding sequence ATGAGCCTGAAGCGCATCGACCGCGTCCGGCAACTGACCCTGCTGGCCCTGACCGGGCCCAACGTCCTGTTCCTGGCCTTCTTTTGCGTGGCCCCCCTGGCCGTGCTCTTCAGCTACAGCTTTTTCCAGGTGGATTTCGTGGCCATCGTGCGCGATCCCACCCTGGCCAACTACGGCCGTGTCCTCGAAAGCTCGACCTACCGAGGCCTTGTGGTCAAGGCCCTGGTCTACGGCATCGGCATCGCGGCCCTGTGCTCGGTCATCGCCTACCCCCTGGCCTTCTTCATCGCGAAAAAGGTCAAGGTCTACAAGGCCGCCCTGCTGACCCTGCTGCTCATCCCGCTGTACACCGGCGACCTGATCCGCATCTTCGCCTGGCGCGTGGTCCTCGGGGCCGAGGGCGTGCTCAACTCCCTGCTCATGTGGCTCGGGATCATCAAGGAGCCCATCTGGGTGCTCCTGTTCTCCCCCTTTTCCACGGTGGTGGTCCTGACCTACAACTACCTGCCCTTCATGGTCCTGCCCCTGTGGGCGGCCCTGGAGGCCATGGACAACTCCTATCTCGAAGCCGCCATGGACCTGGGCTGCCGCCACATGGCCACCTTCTTCAAGGTGGTCCTGCCCCTGACCGGCGCGGGACTCATCGCGGGCTTCATGATGGTCTTCGTCCTGGTGGTCGGCGACTACCTGACCCCGCAGCTCATCGGCGGGTCCTCGGGCGTGACCGTGACCAGCGCCATCCACGACATGTTCGGCGCGGCCTTCGACTGGCCCACCGGCTCGGCGCTGGCCTGGGTGCTCCTGACCGCCATGGCCGCCTTCATCACGGCCACGGTCTATCTCTTCTACAAGTCCCCCTGGGGACGCGGCATCAGGGGGGCGAAATAA
- a CDS encoding ABC transporter permease: protein MRLSGWAALRGYTFVVYGFVYLPIMLMGLFSLNSSDMIAFPLTGFTLDWYNQILHDGRIFKGLVTTMAVAFPVTIITTVLGSMAALVLTRHKFKGKTAFLALLVLPFFVPKLIFAIAQVTFLNDVGIPKGLYTVWISQAMIILPFVTVIIASVLFRVDKRLEEAAGDLGATPWQTFRRVTLPLMKNGILAGSFISFVLSNAEYTVSYFTSGRAQPLSVLVASDFRFHLSPSLNALAMLIVFFNILVIVISEWFRRRSVQA, encoded by the coding sequence ATGCGCCTCTCCGGATGGGCCGCCCTGCGCGGCTACACCTTCGTGGTCTACGGTTTCGTCTATCTGCCGATCATGCTCATGGGCCTCTTTTCCCTGAACTCCTCGGACATGATCGCCTTCCCCCTGACCGGCTTCACCCTGGACTGGTACAACCAGATCCTCCACGACGGCCGCATCTTCAAGGGACTCGTGACGACCATGGCCGTGGCCTTCCCGGTGACGATCATCACCACGGTGCTCGGCTCCATGGCCGCCCTGGTCCTGACCCGCCACAAGTTCAAGGGCAAGACCGCCTTCCTGGCCCTGCTCGTGCTGCCCTTCTTCGTGCCCAAGCTCATCTTCGCCATCGCCCAGGTGACCTTCCTCAACGACGTGGGCATCCCCAAGGGCCTCTACACCGTGTGGATCTCCCAGGCCATGATCATCCTGCCCTTCGTCACCGTGATCATCGCCTCGGTCCTGTTCCGCGTGGACAAGCGGCTGGAGGAGGCCGCCGGCGACCTCGGGGCCACTCCCTGGCAGACCTTCCGCCGGGTGACGCTCCCCCTGATGAAGAACGGCATCCTGGCCGGATCGTTCATCTCCTTCGTCCTGTCCAACGCCGAATACACCGTCTCCTACTTCACCAGCGGCCGGGCCCAGCCCCTGTCCGTACTGGTCGCCTCGGACTTCCGGTTCCACCTCTCCCCGAGCCTGAACGCCCTGGCCATGCTCATCGTCTTCTTCAACATCCTGGTCATCGTGATCAGCGAATGGTTCCGGCGGCGCTCCGTGCAGGCCTGA
- the hydA gene encoding dihydropyrimidinase, translated as MKILIKNGLVVNADRSEHADVLIDGQTIREVGADLAAGPDFRVIDAGGLMVIPGGIDPHTHLEMPTPVTRTADGYDNGGRAALSGGTTTVIDFVNPKYGQSYLEAYDVWMERAAKATCNYSFHVTVSWFNDEVAREMRTLVEERGVNSFKHFTTYKGSLMLEPEQMLASFALARELGALCTVHAENDEIITYMQRKLLEKGITQPRGHVLSRPPIAEGEATYRAIALARIAGAPIYIVHMSCEDALHAVVRAQAAGQEVYAESLCGHLLLDESVYFNDDPEIAARYVMSPPFRSAEHREALWQGLADGHIRVIGSDNCTFTQAQRNLGLDDFTKIPNGAPGLEDRMRIVFSEGVAKGRLTPEQFVAVTSTNAAKIFNIHPRKGVVAPGADADVVLWDPKKQHTVSVKTHRHAIDYSIFEGMTFTGSPTLTILNGDVVFENDLVTSNPGQGRFIPRPPRQRIPPCHS; from the coding sequence ATGAAAATACTCATCAAAAACGGCCTGGTCGTGAACGCCGACCGCTCGGAGCACGCGGACGTGCTCATCGACGGCCAAACCATCCGGGAAGTGGGCGCGGACCTGGCCGCGGGCCCGGACTTCCGCGTCATCGACGCCGGGGGCCTCATGGTCATCCCCGGCGGCATCGACCCGCACACCCACCTGGAGATGCCCACCCCGGTGACCCGCACCGCCGACGGCTACGACAACGGCGGCCGCGCGGCCCTGTCCGGCGGGACCACCACGGTCATCGACTTCGTCAACCCCAAGTACGGCCAGTCCTACCTCGAAGCCTACGACGTCTGGATGGAGCGGGCCGCCAAGGCCACCTGCAACTACTCCTTCCACGTCACGGTCTCCTGGTTCAACGACGAGGTCGCCCGGGAGATGCGCACCCTGGTGGAGGAACGCGGGGTCAACTCCTTCAAGCACTTCACCACCTACAAGGGCTCCCTCATGCTCGAGCCCGAGCAGATGCTCGCCAGCTTCGCCCTGGCCCGCGAGCTGGGCGCGCTCTGCACCGTGCACGCCGAAAACGACGAGATCATCACCTACATGCAGCGCAAGCTCCTGGAAAAGGGCATCACTCAGCCCAGGGGCCACGTCCTGTCCCGCCCGCCCATCGCCGAGGGCGAAGCCACCTACCGGGCCATCGCCCTGGCCAGAATCGCGGGCGCGCCCATCTACATCGTGCACATGAGCTGCGAGGACGCCCTGCACGCGGTCGTCCGCGCCCAAGCCGCCGGGCAGGAGGTCTACGCCGAGTCCCTGTGCGGCCACCTGCTCCTGGACGAGTCCGTGTACTTCAACGATGACCCGGAAATCGCCGCCCGCTACGTCATGAGCCCGCCCTTCCGCTCCGCCGAACACCGCGAAGCGTTGTGGCAGGGGCTCGCCGACGGCCACATCCGGGTCATCGGCAGCGACAACTGCACCTTCACCCAGGCCCAGCGCAACCTGGGCCTCGACGACTTCACCAAGATTCCCAACGGCGCGCCCGGCCTCGAAGACCGCATGCGCATCGTCTTCAGCGAAGGCGTGGCCAAGGGCCGCCTCACCCCGGAACAGTTCGTCGCCGTGACCTCCACCAATGCCGCGAAAATCTTCAACATCCATCCGCGCAAGGGAGTCGTCGCGCCCGGCGCCGATGCCGACGTGGTCCTCTGGGACCCGAAAAAACAACACACCGTGTCGGTCAAGACCCACCGCCACGCCATCGACTACAGCATCTTCGAAGGCATGACCTTCACCGGCTCGCCGACCCTGACCATCCTCAACGGCGACGTGGTCTTCGAAAACGACCTCGTCACCAGCAACCCCGGCCAGGGCCGATTCATCCCCCGCCCCCCGCGCCAACGCATCCCCCCCTGCCACAGCTGA